Proteins encoded by one window of Vitis vinifera cultivar Pinot Noir 40024 chromosome 10, ASM3070453v1:
- the LOC100252857 gene encoding eukaryotic translation initiation factor 2 subunit gamma, translating to MSRRGLMEQDLSKLDVTTLHPLSPEVISRQATINIGTIGHVAHGKSTVVKAISGVQTVRFKNELERNITIKLGYANAKIYKCEDERCPRPMCYKAYGSGKEDSPLCDVPGFENCRMKLLRHVSFVDCPGHDILMATMLNGAAIMDGALLLIAANESCPQPQTAEHLAAVEIMRLQHIIILQNKVDLIQENVAINQHEAIQKFIQGTVADGAPVVPISAQLKYNIDVVCEYIVKKIPIPERDFTSPPNMIVIRSFDVNKPGFEVDEIRGGVAGGSILRGVLKVNQFIEVRPGIVVKDENGNIKCTPIYSRIVSLYAEQNELQFAVPGGLIGVGTTMDPTLTRADRLVGQVLGEVGSLPDVFVELEVNFFLLRRLIGVRTKGTEKQGKVSKLTKGEILMLNIGSMSTGARVLAVRNDLAKLQLTSPVCTSRGEKIALSRRVEKHWRLIGWGQIQAGTTLDVPPSPI from the exons ATGTCTCGAAGAGGGTTGATGGAGCAGGATTTGAGCAAGCTGGATGTGACAACACTACATCCGCTCTCACCTGAAGTTATTTCTCGTCAGGCTACTATAAATATCG GCACAATTGGTCATGTGGCTCATGGGAAGTCCACAGTTGTAAAAGCTATATCTGGTGttcag ACTGTTCGTTTTAAAAATGAGCTGGAGCGCAACATTACTATCAAACTTGGATATGCAAATGCCAAGATATACAAATGTGAAGATGAACGGTGCCCTCGACCCATGTGCTACAA GGCCTATGGAAGTGGAAAGGAAGATAGTCCTCTCTGTGATGTGCCTGGGTTTGAAAACTGCAGGATGAAGTTGCTACGACATGTGTCCTTTGTAGATTGCCCG GGGCATGATATTCTCATGGCTACAATGCTTAATGGAGCGGCAATTATGGATGGGGCATTACTTCTTATAGCTGCCAATGAAAGCTGTCCACAGCCGCAAACTGCTGAGCATCTGGCTGCTGTTGAAATAATGCGTCTTCAGCATATTATAATCCTTCAAAATAAAGTTGATCTCATTCAGGAAAATGTAGCCATCAACCAGCATGAAGCAATTCAGAAATTTATTCAG GGAACTGTTGCAGATGGTGCACCAGTGGTACCAATTTCTGCGCAGCTGAAGTATAATATTGATGTTGTGTGTGAATATATTGTGAAAAAGATCCCCATTCCAGAGAGAGACTTTACTTCACCACCAAATATGATTGTGATTCGGTCATTTGATGTCAATAAGCCTGGGTTTGAGGTTGATGAGATAAGAGGTGGTGTTGCTGGTGGAAGCATTCTCAGG GGTGTTTTGAAAGTGAATCAGTTTATTGAGGTTCGTCCTGGGATTGTTGTTAAAGATGAGAATGGGAACATCAAATGCACACCAATATATTCTAGGATAGTCTCATTGTATGCTGAACAAAATGAGCTGCAATTTGCTGTGCCTGGAGGCCTCATTGGGGTTGGCACAACCATGGACCCCACTTTAACACGAGCTGATCGCCTGGTGGGGCAAGTTCTTGGAGAGGTTGGATCCCTCCCTGATGTTTTTGTTGAACTAGAG GTAAACTTCTTCCTGCTGCGACGGCTTATTGGTGTAAGGACTAAGGGAACAGAAAAGCAGGGAAAGGTTTCAAAGCTGACTAAGGGAGAGATCCTCATGTTGAATATTGGGTCCATGTCTACAGGTGCTCGAGTCCTTGCTGTTAGGAATGATTTGGCAAAGTTGCAACTCACATCTCCTGTGTGCACCAGCAGAGGGGAGAAGATTGCACTTAGTCGGAGAGTTGAGAAGCATTGGCGTCTGATTGGATGGGGCCAAATTCAAGCTGGAACCACTCTCGATGTCCCACCCAGCCCCATTTGA
- the LOC100257977 gene encoding probable 3-ketoacyl-CoA synthase 21 — translation MQHPQVPKPHISLLFFFMAIVLEINMGSSEFIFFVIHHFAVVVAAALVIIYLVHKRKASIYLLDFTCYRPPASCRVPISMHRELVSLDTRFDPDSIAFQIKILERSGFSSETCVPPSFCEHPIRKSLSFALEEASLVIFSVVTDLFKKTNINPKSIDILVLNSSMFSPTPSLSAMVINKFRMRSNIRSFNLSGMGCSAGIVSVGLARDLLRVHRNSLALIVSTEVINLNWYTGKNRSMLLTNCLFRMGGAAILMSSQTQDMNKAKYVLQHLVRTNRAGDDQSYACVFQDMDLENNVGVSISKGIINVAGDALKANMASTGPLVLPFSEQFLYGLSIICRKIWRRSIYVPNFRRAFEHFCIHAGGRAVIEAMEKSLRLKKEDVEASSMTLYRFGNTSSSSIWYELSYLEAKGRMKKGDRVWQIAFGSGFKCNSAIWKCIHEVGVETNVWSDRIHSYPIHVLDILKD, via the coding sequence ATGCAACATCCTCAGGTGCCAAAGCCCCACATctctctccttttcttcttcatggCTATCGTCCTGGAAATCAATATGGGTTCCTCGGAATTCATTTTCTTCGTTATCCACCATTTCGCGGTTGTGGTAGCAGCAGCCTTAGTCATTATTTATCTTGTGCACAAAAGAAAAGCTTCCATCTACTTACTGGACTTCACTTGTTATCGGCCACCGGCTTCTTGTCGCGTACCTATCTCCATGCACCGCGAACTTGTGTCTCTTGACACCCGATTTGACCCTGACAGCATTGCTTTCCAGATCAAGATCCTGGAGAGATCAGGATTCAGCAGCGAAACATGTGTTCCTCCATCTTTCTGTGAACATCCCATAAGAAAGTCACTCTCATTCGCCCTAGAAGAGGCCTCATTGGTGATCTTCTCAGTTGTTACCGACCTGTTCAAGAAAACCAACATTAACCCGAAATCCATAGACATTTTGGTATTGAATAGCAGTATGTTTTCTCCTACGCCCTCTCTCAGTGCAATGGTGATAAACAAGTTCAGAATGAGAAGCAACATCAGGAGTTTTAATCTTTCTGGCATGGGGTGTAGTGCAGGAATTGTCTCGGTTGGTTTAGCTAGAGACTTGTTGAGAGTTCATCGCAATTCCTTGGCACTAATTGTGAGCACGGAGGTCATAAATCTGAATTGGTACACTGGAAAGAACCGATCCATGTTGCTGACAAACTGTCTCTTCCGGATGGGAGGTGCAGCCATACTAATGTCCAGCCAAACCCAAGATATGAACAAGGCAAAGTACGTGCTACAACACCTCGTCCGAACAAACAGGGCAGGTGATGATCAGTCCTATGCTTGTGTCTTTCAGGACATGGACCTGGAAAACAACGTTGGAGTATCAATATCAAAGGGCATAATAAATGTGGCTGGAGATGCTCTCAAGGCCAATATGGCCTCCACTGGACCACTGGTGCTGCCATTTTCTGAGCAATTCTTGTATGGTTTGTCCATCATTTGCCGGAAGATATGGAGGAGAAGCATCTACGTTCCAAACTTCAGGCGGGCTTTTGAACATTTTTGCATACATGCAGGCGGAAGAGCTGTGATCGAGGCAATGGAGAAAAGCCTGAGATTGAAGAAAGAGGATGTTGAGGCCTCTAGCATGACTCTGTACAGGTTTGGAAACACGTCCTCTTCTTCCATCTGGTACGAGCTTTCTTACCTGGAAGCCAAAGGGAGGATGAAAAAGGGAGACAGGGTTTGGCAGATTGCATTTGGAAGTGGCTTCAAGTGCAATAGCGCTATTTGGAAATGCATTCATGAGGTAGGGGTTGAGACGAACGTATGGAGCGATAGGATACACTCATATCCCATACATGTGCTCGATATTCTCAAAGATTGA